A window of Staphylococcus sp. 17KM0847 contains these coding sequences:
- a CDS encoding type I restriction endonuclease subunit R encodes MAYQRELELEAEMMKQLKSNGYETVTIRNEQQLLDNFRAILNERHADKFKDQPLTDKEFQRLLTMINGKSIFESARILRDKLPLKRDDETEEYISFLDTKNWCKNKFQITNQVSVNDKYQARYDVTILVNGLPLAQIELKRRGVDINEAFNQVMRYRKQNYTGLFRYIQLFVISNGIETRYFSNNDGNILKSHMFYWSDKDNNRINNLSDFTNTFLRPCQLAKMISRYMIINETDRILMAMRPYQVYAVEALVRQATETNNNGYIWHTTGSGKTLTSFKASQILSEQDDIQKVIFLVDRKDLDSQTEEEFNKFAKGAVDKTNNTSQLVRQLNDRSLPLIVTTIQKMSKAVQSGDEELEQYKTQKVAFIIDECHRSQFGDMHRLVRQHFKNAQYFGFTGTPRFEENKSQDGRSTADIFGRCLHTYLIKNAIHDGNVLGFSVDYINTIKAENIDLGSEELVEGIDKDEVWLADDRVRLIARHIIDNHDKYTRNRQYSAILTVQSIPALIKFYNVFKEMNKDCDKPLNVAGVYSYSPNEESIEGDVNEKHSRDTLDEIMADYNTTFGTNFSTDTFQEYFNHISKNVKKGVKDNKIDVLIVVNMFLTGFDSKVLNTLYVDRNLKHHDLIQAYSRTNRVEKETKPFGKIVNYRNLKRQTDEALKLFSQTEDTDRILMRSYESYLSEFVEALSELKAIAQNPEDMDNVFDENNKKSFVEAFRLVAKLVLRLKAFEEFNFTNEDIGMDEQEFEDYKSKYFAIYDEVKQKHRETEKVTILNDIDFEIEILRNDLINISYVMELVRKVDLKDKEEQQRNCEQIRRMLDNADDSRLRLKRDLILQFIDEVVPKLSEDDDIDEVYLTFENAKREEEFKTFAQQQSIDEHMLKAITGEFEFSGIINQDKLKDIVGDKKLREKRQTKKAIISVIEEMTSKYSM; translated from the coding sequence ATGGCATATCAGAGAGAGTTAGAGCTAGAAGCTGAAATGATGAAACAGTTAAAATCAAATGGTTACGAAACTGTAACGATTAGAAATGAACAACAATTATTAGATAATTTTCGTGCGATTCTTAATGAACGTCATGCTGATAAATTTAAAGATCAGCCATTAACGGATAAAGAATTTCAACGCCTATTAACAATGATTAATGGGAAAAGTATTTTTGAAAGTGCACGTATTTTACGCGATAAATTACCTTTAAAGCGTGATGACGAAACGGAGGAATATATATCATTTTTAGATACAAAAAATTGGTGTAAAAACAAATTCCAGATTACAAATCAAGTCTCAGTGAATGATAAGTATCAAGCAAGATACGATGTCACAATTTTAGTCAATGGATTGCCATTAGCTCAAATTGAACTTAAACGCCGAGGTGTAGATATCAATGAGGCATTTAACCAAGTTATGCGTTATCGAAAGCAAAATTACACAGGACTCTTTCGATACATACAATTATTCGTTATAAGTAATGGCATAGAAACACGTTATTTCTCTAATAATGATGGTAACATATTAAAAAGTCATATGTTTTATTGGAGTGATAAAGATAACAATCGTATAAATAATTTGAGTGACTTTACTAATACATTTTTAAGACCATGCCAATTGGCTAAAATGATTTCACGCTATATGATAATAAATGAGACAGATCGCATTCTGATGGCTATGCGTCCTTATCAAGTATATGCTGTTGAAGCATTGGTACGTCAGGCGACCGAGACAAATAATAATGGTTATATTTGGCATACGACCGGAAGTGGTAAAACATTAACTTCTTTTAAGGCAAGTCAAATATTATCAGAACAAGACGATATTCAAAAAGTGATATTCTTAGTGGATCGTAAGGATTTAGACAGTCAAACAGAAGAAGAGTTTAATAAATTTGCTAAAGGTGCAGTAGATAAGACCAACAATACTTCACAACTTGTTAGGCAACTAAATGATAGAAGTCTACCACTTATAGTGACAACCATACAAAAAATGTCAAAAGCTGTTCAAAGTGGCGATGAAGAATTAGAACAATATAAGACTCAAAAAGTCGCGTTTATTATTGATGAGTGTCATCGGAGTCAGTTTGGTGATATGCATCGTCTTGTTCGCCAACATTTCAAAAACGCACAGTACTTTGGTTTTACAGGAACACCTCGTTTTGAAGAAAACAAAAGCCAAGATGGTAGAAGTACGGCAGATATCTTTGGTAGATGCTTACACACTTATCTCATTAAAAATGCCATTCATGATGGTAATGTATTGGGATTTTCAGTGGACTATATTAATACAATAAAAGCAGAAAATATTGATCTAGGTTCAGAAGAATTGGTTGAAGGTATCGATAAAGATGAAGTATGGCTTGCAGATGATCGAGTTAGGCTTATTGCAAGGCATATTATTGACAATCATGATAAATATACAAGAAATAGACAGTATTCAGCGATCTTAACTGTTCAAAGCATTCCAGCACTTATTAAATTTTATAATGTCTTTAAAGAAATGAATAAAGACTGTGATAAACCGCTTAACGTTGCAGGCGTGTATTCATATTCACCCAACGAAGAAAGTATAGAAGGTGATGTAAATGAAAAACATTCTAGAGATACGTTAGACGAAATAATGGCAGATTATAATACAACTTTCGGAACTAACTTTTCTACAGATACATTCCAAGAGTATTTCAATCATATCTCAAAGAATGTTAAAAAAGGTGTTAAAGATAATAAGATTGATGTTTTAATCGTCGTTAATATGTTCTTAACTGGATTTGACAGCAAAGTGCTAAACACTTTATATGTAGATAGAAACTTAAAACATCATGACTTAATTCAAGCTTATTCAAGAACGAATCGCGTAGAAAAAGAAACAAAACCATTTGGAAAAATTGTTAATTACCGTAATTTGAAGCGCCAAACAGATGAGGCACTAAAGCTTTTCTCTCAAACAGAGGATACAGACCGTATATTAATGAGAAGTTATGAATCCTATTTATCTGAGTTTGTAGAAGCATTATCTGAATTGAAAGCAATTGCTCAAAATCCAGAGGATATGGATAATGTTTTTGACGAAAATAATAAAAAATCATTCGTAGAAGCGTTTCGTCTAGTTGCTAAATTAGTATTGAGATTGAAAGCTTTTGAAGAATTTAACTTTACTAATGAAGATATAGGGATGGATGAACAAGAATTTGAAGACTATAAGAGTAAATACTTTGCGATATATGATGAAGTGAAGCAAAAACATCGTGAAACTGAAAAAGTAACGATTTTAAACGATATAGACTTTGAAATAGAAATTCTGCGTAATGATTTGATCAATATTTCGTATGTCATGGAACTTGTACGTAAAGTGGATTTAAAAGACAAAGAAGAGCAACAACGCAATTGTGAACAAATTAGACGTATGTTAGACAACGCAGATGATTCAAGGCTTCGACTTAAACGAGATTTAATACTTCAATTTATAGATGAGGTAGTGCCTAAGTTATCTGAAGATGACGATATAGATGAAGTTTACCTCACGTTTGAAAATGCAAAAAGAGAAGAAGAGTTTAAAACATTTGCGCAGCAACAATCAATTGATGAACATATGCTAAAAGCAATTACTGGAGAGTTTGAATTTAGTGGCATTATTAATCAAGATAAACTAAAAGATATTGTTGGAGACAAGAAACTTAGAGAAAAACGACAAACTAAAAAAGCAATTATATCAGTTATTGAAGAAATGACATCAAAATATAGTATGTAG
- a CDS encoding 2OG-Fe dioxygenase family protein → MKLYIEKDGDKAISSPDYLHQDGETFTFAHLIERTNVTGGTNAIAVPEAAGNKPEEVDNNDLIEVFEITQPLESYGVYDPDVSHYVSPVEKGNGNNIGVRSVILIGYQQTVVADVDE, encoded by the coding sequence GTGAAACTTTATATCGAAAAAGATGGCGATAAAGCAATTTCATCACCTGATTACTTACATCAAGATGGTGAAACTTTTACATTTGCACATTTAATTGAAAGAACAAATGTAACTGGAGGAACAAATGCTATAGCAGTTCCAGAGGCAGCTGGTAATAAGCCGGAAGAAGTCGACAATAATGATTTAATAGAAGTATTTGAAATCACACAACCTTTAGAATCTTATGGTGTTTATGATCCCGATGTAAGTCATTACGTAAGTCCAGTTGAAAAAGGAAATGGTAATAATATTGGTGTACGTTCAGTGATTCTGATTGGCTACCAACAAACAGTTGTAGCAGATGTTGATGAATAA
- a CDS encoding toll/interleukin-1 receptor domain-containing protein: MTKKAFISYSRTNRDHLNRVVRIAESLRVDHGIDVILDVWHCTEGDDLNHFMESMVNDETIDFVIILSDLQYCNRANDREGGVGKESTIISSQIYDKQRDSKFIPVFLDILSNGKPALPIFCNTRFAIDMTDIELDIEKTEEIARKVHNKPLFEKPKIGKVPDYNQDQNDLKKAIKKLTLSKNYNEMRNFEEALDIIYKTLENIENSVEEYNKEDLMTLKEVFDTWKELITYALNNGNFYFRELIIEHYNRCLKLTEEEFENPMTRIFNYFSFLILVSEALSSGANEFLKDLLNAKFYFSRREANYYILSLYPQALTRKYSSNTNVKKMLAEIYFEGKDLKKVQDADVILYTASLMKENVNSIYETWHGVLLYSEWSMFDQYKINILINKFRSKNYLAQFDFLFGSSQDEVFENCEKIKPTQGIPTILNFIDKEEIGSY, from the coding sequence ATGACAAAAAAAGCTTTTATTTCTTATTCTAGAACAAATAGAGATCATTTGAATAGAGTTGTGAGAATAGCAGAAAGTTTGAGAGTTGATCATGGAATTGATGTTATTTTAGATGTTTGGCATTGTACTGAAGGTGATGATTTGAATCACTTTATGGAGTCTATGGTCAATGATGAGACTATTGATTTTGTTATAATATTGAGCGATCTTCAGTACTGTAATAGAGCAAATGATAGAGAAGGAGGAGTCGGTAAAGAGAGTACAATAATTAGCTCGCAAATTTATGATAAGCAAAGAGATAGTAAGTTTATACCTGTTTTTTTAGATATTTTAAGTAATGGCAAACCAGCATTGCCAATTTTTTGTAACACTAGATTTGCTATTGATATGACAGATATTGAATTAGATATAGAGAAAACAGAAGAAATTGCAAGAAAAGTACATAATAAACCATTGTTTGAGAAACCAAAAATTGGTAAAGTGCCCGACTATAATCAAGATCAAAATGACCTAAAAAAAGCGATAAAAAAATTAACTTTATCTAAAAATTATAATGAAATGAGAAATTTTGAAGAAGCTTTAGATATTATTTATAAAACTTTAGAAAATATAGAAAATAGCGTAGAGGAATATAATAAAGAAGATTTAATGACTTTAAAAGAGGTTTTTGATACTTGGAAAGAACTTATTACGTATGCGCTAAACAATGGTAACTTTTATTTTAGGGAATTAATCATAGAGCATTATAATAGGTGCTTAAAGCTTACGGAAGAAGAATTTGAAAACCCAATGACCAGGATTTTTAATTATTTTTCATTTCTTATACTAGTAAGTGAAGCTTTATCATCAGGAGCAAATGAATTTTTGAAAGATTTATTGAATGCTAAATTTTACTTTAGTAGAAGAGAAGCAAATTATTATATATTAAGTTTATATCCCCAGGCATTGACAAGGAAATATTCATCTAATACTAATGTCAAAAAAATGTTAGCCGAAATATACTTTGAAGGGAAGGATTTAAAAAAGGTTCAAGATGCAGATGTAATTTTATATACAGCAAGTCTTATGAAAGAAAATGTTAATAGCATTTATGAAACATGGCATGGAGTTTTGTTGTATAGTGAATGGTCAATGTTTGATCAATACAAAATTAATATTTTAATAAATAAATTTCGTAGTAAAAACTATCTAGCTCAATTTGACTTTTTATTTGGAAGTTCACAAGATGAAGTATTTGAAAACTGTGAAAAAATTAAACCAACACAAGGTATCCCTACTATTCTTAATTTTATCGATAAAGAAGAAATTGGCAGCTATTAA
- a CDS encoding type I restriction-modification system subunit M, with protein sequence MSITEKQRQQQAELHKRLWSIANDLRGNMDASEFRNYILGLIFYRFLSEKAESEVAEALSGENITYEEAWEKEEYHEDLKEELLDNVGYYIEPKDLFSNMVKEIENQRFDIEHLAQAIRKVETSTLGEDSEDDFIGLFSDMDLSSTRLGNTVKERSALLSKVMVNLEDLPFLHSDMEIDMLGDAYEFLIGRFAANAGKKAGEFYTPQQVSKILSKIVTLGKDKLRNVYDPTCGSGSLLLRVGKETTVYRYYGQERNNTTYNLARMNMLLHDVRYENFDIHNGDTLEAPAFLEEKFDAVVANPPYSAKWSADSKFNDDERFSNYGKLAPKSKADFAFIQHMVHYLDDEGTMAVVLPHGVLFRGAAEGVIRKYLIKEKNYLDAVIGLPANIFYGTSIPTCILVFKKCRKLDQDVLFIDASNEFEKGKNQNNLTDEQVEKIINTYSNREVIDKYSYTASLEEIAENDYNLNIPRYVDTFEEEEPVDLKQVQADLKTIEVEIKEVEQEIEGYLKELGVVTHD encoded by the coding sequence ATGTCAATTACAGAAAAGCAACGCCAACAACAAGCAGAGTTACACAAACGTTTATGGTCTATCGCAAATGATTTAAGAGGTAATATGGATGCGAGTGAATTCCGTAATTATATATTAGGGTTAATCTTCTATCGCTTTCTATCAGAAAAAGCAGAATCAGAAGTAGCTGAAGCACTATCTGGTGAAAATATAACTTATGAAGAAGCATGGGAAAAGGAAGAATACCACGAAGATTTAAAGGAAGAACTTTTAGACAATGTGGGTTATTACATAGAGCCTAAAGATCTTTTTAGTAATATGGTGAAAGAAATTGAAAACCAAAGATTTGATATTGAACATTTAGCACAGGCAATTAGAAAAGTAGAAACCTCTACACTGGGAGAAGACAGTGAAGACGACTTTATTGGACTATTCAGTGATATGGATTTAAGTTCTACAAGATTAGGTAATACAGTTAAAGAGCGATCTGCTTTATTGAGTAAAGTAATGGTGAATTTAGAAGATTTACCGTTTCTACATAGCGATATGGAAATAGATATGTTAGGCGATGCATACGAATTCTTAATTGGACGATTTGCTGCGAACGCTGGGAAGAAAGCAGGAGAATTCTATACACCTCAACAAGTATCCAAAATCTTATCTAAAATTGTGACATTAGGTAAAGATAAACTGAGAAACGTATATGATCCAACATGTGGCTCAGGTTCATTACTCTTACGTGTAGGTAAAGAAACAACCGTATATCGTTACTATGGTCAAGAAAGAAACAACACAACATATAACTTAGCTAGAATGAACATGTTACTACACGACGTACGTTATGAAAACTTTGATATTCATAATGGTGATACATTAGAAGCGCCTGCGTTTTTAGAAGAAAAATTTGATGCAGTAGTAGCCAATCCCCCATACAGTGCCAAATGGAGTGCTGACAGTAAATTTAATGATGACGAAAGATTTAGTAATTATGGTAAACTCGCACCTAAATCAAAAGCAGACTTCGCTTTTATCCAACATATGGTGCACTATTTAGATGATGAAGGAACAATGGCGGTAGTCTTACCGCATGGTGTCTTATTCCGTGGTGCAGCAGAAGGTGTTATACGTAAGTACTTAATCAAAGAAAAGAACTATTTAGACGCAGTAATTGGTTTGCCAGCCAACATCTTCTATGGAACAAGTATCCCAACATGTATTCTAGTATTTAAAAAATGCCGTAAATTAGATCAAGACGTATTGTTTATAGATGCATCAAATGAATTTGAAAAAGGAAAAAATCAAAATAACTTAACTGACGAACAAGTTGAAAAAATCATCAATACTTATTCAAATAGAGAAGTCATAGATAAATATAGTTATACAGCAAGCTTAGAAGAAATCGCAGAAAATGACTATAACCTTAACATTCCAAGATATGTCGATACATTTGAAGAAGAAGAACCCGTAGATTTAAAACAAGTACAAGCAGATTTGAAAACAATAGAAGTAGAAATTAAAGAAGTAGAACAAGAAATAGAAGGTTACCTGAAAGAATTAGGAGTGGTAACACATGACTAA
- a CDS encoding 2OG-Fe dioxygenase family protein: MNRYRRYSRAIILPETEDIYWLPTINKIDAEYSAYFQGKFNPEHPGTYREFHSLEKNIRNNKL; this comes from the coding sequence TTGAATAGATATAGAAGATACTCAAGAGCAATTATTTTACCTGAAACAGAAGATATTTATTGGCTACCAACAATAAATAAAATTGATGCAGAATATTCAGCGTACTTTCAAGGTAAATTTAATCCAGAACACCCTGGAACATATAGAGAATTTCATTCATTAGAAAAAAATATAAGAAATAACAAATTATAA